In Holophagales bacterium, one DNA window encodes the following:
- a CDS encoding extracellular solute-binding protein codes for MTTRHRSLLVLALSLSAACHDARTPVVVYSPHGRDLLQLFESTYEQAHPEVDVRWLDMGSQEVVDRLRSERANPQADVWFGAPATLFARAAADGLLAPYRPSWAGAIPATSRGDGDLYFGVFRTLPVLVFNSAAVSAAEAPADWDALLDPQWKGRLLIRDPMASGVLRTVFGMVLARSLAETGSTDRGFAWLARLDAQTKEYVANPALLHEKLLRQEGAVTIWELTDTLLERRRGAPFGYRFASSGTPVIDDAIALVAGAPHAEAARGFVEWVGGLEAQRLAAEQVFRIPARTDLPPEALPAWAREALAEMRPAEVDGKLVAREIQGWMATWDRTVRGHGGDR; via the coding sequence ATGACGACGCGCCACCGTTCCCTTCTCGTTCTCGCCCTGTCGCTCTCTGCCGCCTGCCACGACGCGCGGACCCCCGTCGTCGTCTACTCGCCGCACGGCCGCGATCTCCTCCAGCTCTTCGAGAGCACCTACGAGCAGGCGCACCCGGAGGTCGACGTGCGCTGGCTCGACATGGGTTCACAGGAGGTGGTCGACCGGCTGCGTTCCGAACGCGCCAATCCGCAGGCCGACGTCTGGTTCGGCGCGCCGGCGACGCTCTTTGCCCGCGCCGCCGCCGACGGCCTGCTGGCGCCGTATCGCCCGAGCTGGGCGGGAGCGATCCCGGCGACGTCACGCGGCGACGGCGATCTCTACTTCGGCGTCTTCCGTACCCTGCCGGTCCTCGTCTTCAATTCGGCCGCGGTCTCCGCGGCGGAGGCGCCGGCCGACTGGGACGCCCTGCTCGACCCGCAGTGGAAGGGGCGGCTGCTGATCCGCGACCCGATGGCCTCCGGCGTGCTGCGCACCGTCTTCGGCATGGTGCTCGCCCGCTCGCTTGCGGAAACCGGCTCGACCGATCGCGGCTTCGCCTGGCTCGCCCGGCTCGATGCGCAGACCAAGGAGTACGTCGCCAACCCCGCGCTGTTGCACGAGAAGCTCCTGCGCCAGGAGGGAGCGGTGACCATCTGGGAGCTCACCGACACGCTGCTCGAGCGGCGTCGCGGTGCGCCGTTCGGCTACCGCTTCGCCTCCTCCGGCACGCCGGTGATCGACGACGCGATCGCCCTCGTCGCCGGGGCGCCGCATGCCGAGGCGGCGCGCGGCTTCGTCGAATGGGTGGGTGGCCTCGAGGCCCAGCGGCTCGCCGCCGAACAGGTCTTCCGCATTCCGGCGCGCACCGACCTGCCGCCCGAGGCGCTGCCGGCCTGGGCGCGCGAGGCGCTCGCCGAGATGCGACCGGCCGAGGTCGACGGCAAGCTCGTGGCGCGCGAGATCCAGGGCTGGATGGCGACCTGGGACCGCACGGTCCGCGGCCACGGGGGCGACCGATGA
- a CDS encoding TonB-dependent receptor, giving the protein MTRSRHRIGCLLVLALGVGTAVAPAQGEVPGGLSGRVVDRSGGPVPGATVTVTCAPPATPLGLRADESGRFQAPVALGADCAIAAALPGVEAASREVRRLADGERVEVELALDLDVVRERLEVTGTAARDSVEAREVRESFARDAGEALARLDGVHALRKGAIASDVVVRGFKGENLNVLIDGQRLYGACPNHMDPPAFHVDFAEIERIEVVKGPLDVTSSGSLGGTVNLVTRDPDAGATFMARLSAASAAFVAPATSASWAGPRWSVQGGASLRQGDSYVDGDGMKLTELLPASASAAYRASSRDRRAFDIATGWAGIERSLTAGSRLELSVARQEGEEQLYPYLQMDAEYDRATRTLLRYRAERPGSALRSLEASASYARVDHAMDDRNRVSSVGAPRLYSMRTVARSEVAGARVEATAKGGERSSLRFGLEGYDRRWDAATSMAGMSYRPQASLPDVGSTALGLYGELERTFGERLTLRAGARVDRAEVEADRALAATDLYFAYHGTRATSMARMLPSGNVALAWAPRPAWELTVSLGRTMRLPDGQELFFGLKRMGSDWVGNPQLRPAANLEADVAMRYRGERLSLQLASWRAAVNDFITVVERTRQNAVSGVTNSRARSFANVDARLVGGEASLQWTLGRHLLLVSGLSLVRGTQELAPARGVRDTDLPEMPPPTGRLALRYEPGRWYVEAEGRAAARQDRVDADLGESPTPAWETLDLRAGLELGRVRLVAGVDNLFDRAYVRSLSYQRDPFRVGVGVPEPGRTLLASVELRY; this is encoded by the coding sequence GCCGGGCGGCCTGAGCGGGCGGGTGGTGGATCGCAGCGGTGGGCCGGTGCCGGGAGCGACGGTGACCGTCACCTGTGCGCCGCCGGCCACGCCGCTCGGGCTGCGCGCCGACGAGAGCGGTCGCTTCCAGGCGCCGGTCGCGCTCGGCGCCGACTGCGCGATCGCCGCAGCGTTGCCGGGCGTCGAGGCGGCGAGCCGAGAGGTGCGGAGGCTCGCCGACGGCGAGCGGGTGGAGGTCGAGCTCGCGCTCGACCTCGACGTGGTGCGCGAGCGCCTCGAGGTGACGGGCACGGCGGCGCGCGACAGCGTCGAGGCACGCGAGGTGCGTGAGAGCTTCGCGCGCGATGCCGGGGAGGCCCTCGCCCGGCTCGACGGCGTCCACGCGCTGCGCAAGGGAGCGATCGCCAGCGACGTCGTCGTGCGCGGCTTCAAGGGCGAGAACCTCAACGTGCTGATCGACGGACAGCGCCTCTACGGTGCCTGTCCCAACCACATGGACCCGCCGGCGTTCCACGTCGACTTCGCCGAGATCGAGCGGATCGAGGTGGTCAAGGGACCGCTCGACGTCACCTCCTCGGGGAGCCTCGGCGGCACGGTGAACCTGGTGACGCGGGATCCGGACGCCGGGGCAACGTTCATGGCACGCCTCTCGGCGGCCTCGGCGGCGTTCGTCGCGCCGGCGACCTCGGCCTCGTGGGCGGGGCCGCGCTGGAGCGTCCAGGGCGGCGCTTCGCTGCGGCAGGGCGACTCGTACGTCGACGGCGACGGTATGAAGCTGACGGAGCTCCTCCCGGCCAGCGCCTCGGCGGCCTATCGCGCGTCGTCGCGCGACCGTCGCGCCTTCGACATCGCAACCGGCTGGGCCGGCATCGAGCGGAGTCTCACGGCCGGCTCGCGGCTCGAGCTCTCGGTGGCTCGGCAGGAGGGCGAGGAGCAGCTCTACCCGTACCTGCAGATGGACGCCGAGTACGACCGGGCGACGCGCACGCTGCTGCGCTACCGCGCCGAGCGGCCGGGCAGCGCCCTGCGCTCGCTCGAGGCGAGCGCCTCGTACGCACGGGTCGATCACGCGATGGATGACCGCAACCGCGTCTCCTCGGTCGGTGCGCCGCGTCTCTACAGCATGCGGACGGTGGCGAGGTCAGAGGTCGCCGGAGCCCGAGTCGAAGCCACCGCGAAGGGTGGAGAGCGCAGCTCGCTGCGCTTCGGGCTCGAGGGGTACGACCGGAGGTGGGATGCGGCGACCAGCATGGCCGGGATGAGCTATCGCCCGCAGGCCTCGCTGCCCGACGTCGGCAGCACGGCGCTCGGCCTCTACGGCGAGCTCGAGCGAACGTTCGGCGAACGGCTCACCCTGCGCGCCGGGGCGCGCGTCGATCGCGCCGAGGTCGAGGCCGATCGGGCGCTCGCCGCGACCGATCTCTACTTCGCCTACCATGGGACCCGCGCCACCTCGATGGCACGAATGCTCCCCTCGGGGAACGTCGCGCTGGCCTGGGCGCCGCGCCCGGCGTGGGAGCTCACCGTGTCGCTCGGTCGGACGATGCGGCTGCCCGACGGCCAGGAGCTCTTTTTCGGTCTCAAGCGAATGGGCAGCGACTGGGTCGGCAATCCCCAGTTGCGACCGGCGGCCAACCTCGAGGCCGACGTCGCGATGCGCTATCGCGGCGAGCGGCTGTCGCTCCAGCTCGCCTCTTGGCGGGCGGCGGTCAACGACTTCATCACCGTGGTGGAACGGACGCGACAGAACGCCGTGTCGGGGGTGACGAACAGCCGCGCCCGCAGCTTCGCCAACGTCGACGCGCGACTGGTCGGCGGCGAGGCCTCGCTGCAGTGGACGCTCGGCCGCCATCTGCTGCTCGTCTCCGGGCTCTCGCTGGTACGTGGCACCCAGGAGCTCGCCCCGGCGCGCGGGGTGCGGGATACCGACCTGCCGGAGATGCCGCCGCCTACCGGGCGGCTTGCGCTGCGCTACGAACCGGGCCGCTGGTACGTCGAAGCCGAGGGGCGTGCCGCGGCGCGCCAGGACCGGGTCGACGCGGACCTCGGCGAGTCGCCGACACCCGCCTGGGAGACCCTCGATCTGCGCGCCGGCCTGGAGCTGGGCCGGGTGCGGCTCGTCGCCGGGGTCGACAACCTGTTCGACCGCGCCTACGTCCGCAGCCTCTCGTACCAGCGCGATCCCTTCCGCGTCGGCGTCGGCGTGCCCGAGCCGGGGCGCACGCTGCTCGCCTCGGTCGAGCTGCGGTACTGA
- a CDS encoding ABC transporter ATP-binding protein: MSVAVEISGLEKRFGGVEVLRDISLSVARGEILALLGPSGSGKTTLLRLLAGFDRADTGTIAFDGDDVSRLPPAKRSVGMVFQHYALFPHLSVAGNVSFGLETRGLSRADLAERVREALALVGLSGYEGRRIGELSGGQQQRVALARALAPEPRLLLLDEPLSNLDPALRERTRRQLKRTIRQVGITTVLVTHEQEEAFDLGDRVAVLHTGRLDQVGRPEELYREPATRFVATFVGRSSRLTGEVVAVEGSHCWVRLAGPLAGEIEIGGAALEPLLPGATVDVVVRPEGLQLRPEGSPSTLPGRVIDRRFAGLGTFYTVALDQGGEVEALMGARAAAEGDRVGVAFAAEAAAPRLFARDER, encoded by the coding sequence ATGAGCGTCGCCGTCGAGATCTCCGGCCTCGAGAAGCGTTTCGGCGGCGTCGAGGTGCTGCGCGACATCTCGCTCTCGGTCGCCCGGGGCGAGATCCTCGCCCTCCTCGGTCCGTCGGGGAGCGGCAAGACGACGCTCCTGCGCCTGCTCGCCGGCTTCGATCGCGCCGACACCGGCACCATCGCCTTCGATGGCGACGACGTCTCCCGCCTGCCGCCGGCCAAGCGCAGCGTCGGCATGGTCTTCCAGCACTACGCCCTCTTTCCGCACCTGTCGGTCGCCGGCAACGTCTCCTTCGGGCTCGAGACGCGCGGCCTCTCGCGCGCCGACCTCGCCGAGCGGGTGCGCGAGGCGCTCGCGCTCGTCGGCCTCTCCGGCTACGAGGGGCGACGCATCGGCGAGCTCTCGGGCGGCCAGCAACAGCGGGTGGCGCTCGCCCGCGCCCTCGCCCCGGAGCCGCGCCTGCTGCTGCTCGACGAGCCGCTCTCGAACCTCGACCCGGCGCTGCGCGAGCGGACGCGGCGTCAGCTCAAGCGCACCATCCGCCAGGTGGGGATCACCACCGTGCTGGTCACCCACGAACAGGAAGAGGCGTTCGATCTCGGCGATCGCGTCGCGGTGCTGCACACCGGGCGCCTCGACCAGGTCGGCCGCCCCGAGGAGCTCTACCGCGAGCCGGCGACCCGCTTCGTCGCCACCTTCGTCGGGCGCTCGAGCCGCCTCACCGGCGAGGTCGTGGCGGTCGAGGGGAGCCACTGCTGGGTGCGGCTCGCCGGCCCGCTCGCCGGCGAGATCGAGATCGGCGGCGCGGCGCTCGAGCCGCTGCTGCCCGGCGCGACGGTCGACGTCGTGGTGCGGCCCGAAGGGCTGCAGCTCCGTCCGGAAGGCTCACCGTCGACCCTTCCCGGCCGGGTGATCGATCGCCGCTTCGCCGGCCTCGGGACCTTCTACACCGTCGCCCTCGACCAGGGTGGCGAGGTGGAAGCGCTGATGGGCGCCCGCGCCGCTGCCGAGGGCGACCGGGTCGGGGTCGCCTTCGCCGCCGAAGCGGCGGCGCCGCGCCTCTTCGCGCGAGACGAGCGATGA
- a CDS encoding DUF4339 domain-containing protein, translated as MPWYYERKGQAIGPFDDAEMIRLADSGRIDAISLLSNDGGSTWMSAREAAPLFGLAPERIHSGDAGPIARCSRCATPLPPDDPIPVDGELLCPRCRARQPAKPAAPPSLWQRLRALFGGSR; from the coding sequence GTGCCCTGGTACTACGAACGCAAAGGACAGGCGATCGGGCCGTTCGACGACGCCGAGATGATCCGACTCGCCGACTCCGGAAGGATCGACGCGATCAGCCTGCTGAGCAACGACGGCGGTTCGACCTGGATGTCGGCCCGCGAGGCCGCGCCGCTCTTCGGCCTGGCGCCGGAGCGCATCCACTCCGGCGACGCGGGACCGATCGCCCGCTGCTCCCGCTGCGCCACCCCGCTGCCGCCCGACGACCCGATCCCGGTCGACGGCGAGCTGCTCTGCCCCCGCTGCCGCGCCCGCCAACCGGCCAAGCCCGCCGCACCGCCCAGCCTCTGGCAGCGCCTCCGCGCGCTCTTCGGCGGCTCGCGCTGA